The proteins below are encoded in one region of Bremerella sp. P1:
- a CDS encoding DUF1559 domain-containing protein, with amino-acid sequence MISRNRPSLARRSQPRGFSLKELLVVVFIISAGLFLLLPALNRGHRPAYRMMCVNNLKQLILAIHNYHDVNGHLPSAMAGTGTGGNEGRLSGAVDLLPMMEQSALYEVIQRGDPAAGVPPGGPVPWDRSYQPWQIRLEILNCPTAEITSQHFQPTNYAFCIGDVAKDIHQLPKLRGAFAPGLVATFPDITDGTSYTIAMAEIGTANQRAVQGQYAIDLPPNILDDPGIGLRTVSNNQQTYLSQVQLHKYGRGYNWADGAAGPGLVNTILPPNGPSCAVSGEGVVDGIYSAGSYHRGGANVAFCDGSVRFIPDTIDCGNVSAAPPTVDDYAEQPFASPFGVWGALGSINGQEQIEDTDY; translated from the coding sequence ATGATTTCTAGGAATCGCCCTAGCCTGGCAAGACGATCGCAGCCACGTGGTTTCTCGCTGAAGGAGCTGCTGGTGGTGGTCTTCATCATCTCGGCAGGCTTGTTTCTCTTGTTGCCTGCCCTGAACCGGGGGCATCGTCCGGCGTATCGAATGATGTGCGTAAATAACCTCAAACAGTTGATTCTGGCGATCCACAACTATCATGACGTCAACGGTCACCTCCCTTCCGCCATGGCAGGCACAGGCACCGGAGGCAACGAAGGTCGGCTCAGTGGAGCGGTCGACCTGCTGCCGATGATGGAGCAATCAGCGTTGTACGAAGTGATCCAGCGAGGCGATCCGGCAGCTGGCGTTCCGCCTGGCGGGCCGGTTCCCTGGGATCGAAGTTATCAACCGTGGCAAATACGCCTCGAAATACTGAATTGCCCAACCGCCGAGATCACCTCGCAGCACTTTCAACCGACGAACTATGCGTTTTGCATCGGCGATGTGGCTAAGGATATCCATCAACTACCGAAGCTGCGCGGCGCGTTTGCTCCTGGCTTGGTGGCAACCTTTCCAGACATCACCGACGGGACCTCCTACACCATCGCGATGGCTGAGATCGGCACGGCAAATCAGCGTGCTGTTCAAGGGCAATACGCGATCGATCTTCCACCCAACATCTTGGACGATCCCGGGATTGGCCTGCGAACGGTCAGTAACAACCAGCAGACGTATCTTTCGCAAGTTCAGCTGCACAAATATGGCCGCGGCTACAACTGGGCCGATGGCGCTGCCGGGCCGGGCCTGGTCAATACAATCCTGCCGCCCAATGGCCCCAGCTGCGCCGTGAGTGGGGAAGGCGTCGTCGACGGAATCTACTCGGCCGGCAGTTATCATCGCGGCGGCGCGAACGTGGCTTTCTGCGACGGAAGCGTTCGCTTCATCCCCGATACGATCGACTGCGGCAACGTGTCGGCGGCACCACCCACGGTGGATGACTACGCCGAGCAGCCCTTCGCTAGTCCCTTCGGCGTATGGGGTGCGTTGGGCTCGATTAACGGTCAGGAACAGATCGAGGATACCGATTACTAA
- a CDS encoding serine hydrolase domain-containing protein, which produces MLRRLLSVGGLFALFSAALVSNCQAQWPANQATLAHTVEQLISENAIPGAVVLMRQGDQEWVQAFGVADLKTKQPMQADMSFRVGSNTKTMTATVILQLVQEGKLKLDDKVSQFFDNVPQGDEVTIADLLDMRSGIATYSELKSFNRILDQQPTKTFTPEQLIQLGIEQPAMFKPGSEYFYSNTNYVMLGVLIERLTKMSLEDAFEQRIFKPLKMTRTLMPAQEDNKLPSPFAHGYLFGTNENPSLTDEQQKEALAGKLLPTDVTLANPSWGWAAGGAISTASDLAVYVEALVGGGLLDAPMQTKRLESIRPNNPDDPHSAGYGLGMAKLGPMLGHDGSLPGYQSFMGHDPKTGLTLIVLANLQETPGGEGAANIIAKALLQVPAAAE; this is translated from the coding sequence ATGTTGCGACGTTTGCTTTCTGTGGGTGGTCTTTTTGCGCTTTTCAGCGCAGCGCTGGTCTCGAACTGTCAGGCCCAGTGGCCCGCCAATCAGGCCACGCTGGCTCATACGGTGGAGCAGCTAATCAGCGAAAACGCCATCCCTGGTGCCGTTGTCCTGATGCGACAAGGCGACCAAGAGTGGGTCCAGGCATTTGGTGTCGCGGATCTAAAGACGAAGCAGCCGATGCAGGCCGATATGTCGTTTCGTGTTGGCTCGAACACGAAAACCATGACGGCGACCGTCATTTTGCAACTCGTTCAAGAAGGCAAGCTGAAGCTCGACGACAAGGTCTCGCAGTTCTTTGATAACGTTCCCCAAGGGGATGAAGTCACGATCGCCGACCTGCTTGATATGCGGAGTGGCATCGCGACCTACAGTGAACTGAAGTCGTTCAACCGAATACTCGATCAGCAGCCGACCAAGACGTTCACGCCGGAGCAGTTGATTCAACTGGGCATCGAGCAGCCGGCAATGTTCAAGCCAGGCTCCGAGTACTTCTACTCCAACACCAACTACGTCATGCTGGGCGTGTTAATCGAGCGGCTGACCAAGATGTCGCTCGAGGACGCATTCGAGCAGCGGATCTTCAAGCCGCTGAAGATGACGCGGACTCTAATGCCGGCGCAAGAAGACAACAAGCTGCCGTCCCCTTTTGCTCACGGCTATCTGTTTGGCACGAACGAGAACCCAAGCTTGACCGATGAGCAGCAGAAAGAAGCCCTCGCCGGCAAGCTGCTTCCCACGGATGTCACCCTGGCCAATCCTTCGTGGGGCTGGGCCGCAGGCGGAGCGATCTCGACGGCCAGCGATTTGGCCGTCTATGTCGAAGCCCTAGTCGGTGGTGGGCTGCTGGATGCTCCAATGCAAACCAAGCGTTTGGAAAGCATCCGACCCAATAACCCGGACGATCCACACAGTGCCGGCTATGGACTAGGCATGGCGAAGCTGGGGCCGATGCTCGGTCACGATGGTTCGCTGCCAGGCTACCAATCGTTCATGGGACACGACCCGAAAACGGGGCTCACGCTGATCGTGCTGGCCAATCTGCAAGAAACGCCAGGGGGTGAGGGCGCCGCGAACATCATCGCCAAGGCACTGCTGCAAGTTCCGGCCGCGGCCGAGTAA
- a CDS encoding DUF2306 domain-containing protein: MSEAATRRKIVKAHDSSARYRTLKAIAAGVVVLLLGKVLFSIVAEYVNYFPPNFDAVFLLGREESFRGIYPPAFYVHIITAPIAILLAAYLMVSGKRKTHGPWHRRLGKAQLFLVLGLVAPSGFVMAFWAFTGPIAGVGFGLQAIATALTVTLAARYAMQRNFPVHQRWATHCFLLLVAPLLFRIVAGILIVTDTESFAAYQWNAWLSWIVPMAAYEAIRWRKKRKAAKKKQPRDVQLQEA, translated from the coding sequence TTGTCGGAGGCGGCCACTCGCCGCAAGATCGTGAAGGCGCACGACTCGTCAGCGCGTTATCGAACGTTGAAAGCCATTGCCGCAGGCGTGGTCGTTCTGCTCCTGGGCAAGGTGCTCTTCTCGATCGTCGCCGAGTACGTGAATTACTTTCCGCCCAACTTCGATGCGGTCTTTCTGTTGGGGCGGGAAGAATCGTTTCGTGGAATCTATCCGCCGGCCTTCTACGTGCACATCATCACCGCTCCGATCGCCATCCTGCTGGCGGCCTACTTGATGGTCAGCGGCAAGCGGAAGACGCACGGCCCCTGGCATCGGCGTCTGGGTAAGGCTCAGTTGTTTCTCGTGTTGGGGCTGGTCGCGCCCAGCGGGTTCGTCATGGCGTTCTGGGCTTTCACCGGGCCGATCGCAGGCGTCGGGTTTGGTCTGCAAGCGATTGCCACCGCGCTGACGGTAACCTTGGCCGCCAGGTATGCGATGCAGCGCAACTTCCCCGTGCACCAGCGCTGGGCGACGCACTGCTTTCTGCTGCTGGTCGCTCCCCTGCTCTTTCGCATTGTCGCCGGCATCTTGATCGTCACCGATACCGAAAGCTTCGCGGCCTATCAATGGAATGCTTGGCTGAGCTGGATTGTCCCGATGGCCGCCTACGAAGCCATCCGCTGGCGTAAGAAACGCAAAGCGGCCAAGAAGAAACAACCCCGCGACGTGCAACTGCAAGAGGCTTAA
- a CDS encoding EamA family transporter, which translates to MNWFTWALLAALFAGITAVLAKAGTSGIDPNLATAIRTTVVLVLAWGIVFATGMPAWGSLSGSAVLFLTLSGLATGASWLCYFQALSVGQASSVAPVDKLSVVFAIALAAIFLGEKLAWQHWVGGALIVAGAALIAWR; encoded by the coding sequence ATGAATTGGTTTACCTGGGCACTGCTGGCTGCCCTGTTCGCGGGCATTACCGCGGTGCTTGCCAAAGCCGGGACCAGCGGCATCGACCCGAACCTGGCGACGGCCATTCGCACGACGGTGGTCCTGGTATTGGCCTGGGGGATTGTCTTTGCCACCGGCATGCCGGCTTGGGGTTCTCTTTCCGGTAGCGCGGTCCTGTTTCTAACCCTGTCAGGCCTGGCGACTGGTGCCTCGTGGCTTTGCTACTTTCAAGCACTCAGCGTCGGTCAGGCATCTTCGGTAGCCCCGGTCGATAAGCTGAGCGTTGTCTTCGCGATTGCCCTGGCCGCGATCTTCCTCGGCGAAAAGCTCGCGTGGCAGCACTGGGTCGGAGGGGCACTGATCGTGGCCGGTGCGGCGCTGATTGCCTGGCGATAG
- a CDS encoding DUF1559 domain-containing protein — translation MATRDEMRSGFTLKELFAVTFIIAALLFCLLPFGRRCAREAARRMQCTNNLKQLGLALHNYHDTYGCFPMAMGGTGIGGNEHRRSGLVAMLPFLEQNALYDQIMDPADYEGHPPGGPPPWDKKYGPWQQSVQMFVCPSASYEGKDYKPTNYAFCVGDVTRDIHQLPEARGAFAPGLFTRFSDIDDGMSNTIAMAEIGTAYGRQVQGQYAVNLPKTILADPGICWRTVDNGMKYYSKKVGLHDQGRGYNWADGGAGPGLVNTILPPNSPSCAVGGMEAVDGVYSAGGLHPGGCIVLLVVGSTRFVSEEIDAGDSATAPPTSEDFAGKTFASPFGVWGALGTISGEEENHDF, via the coding sequence ATGGCGACCCGCGATGAAATGCGTAGCGGCTTTACACTCAAAGAACTGTTTGCCGTGACGTTCATTATCGCGGCCCTCCTGTTTTGCTTGCTTCCCTTCGGGCGTCGATGTGCTCGCGAAGCTGCCCGGCGAATGCAGTGCACGAACAACTTAAAGCAGCTTGGCCTCGCCCTGCACAACTATCACGACACCTATGGTTGCTTTCCCATGGCGATGGGCGGCACAGGCATCGGTGGTAACGAGCATCGCCGTAGCGGCCTGGTGGCGATGCTTCCCTTCCTGGAGCAGAACGCACTGTACGATCAGATCATGGATCCCGCAGACTACGAAGGGCATCCGCCAGGAGGTCCACCTCCCTGGGATAAGAAGTATGGTCCCTGGCAGCAAAGCGTTCAGATGTTTGTCTGCCCCAGCGCTTCCTACGAAGGTAAGGACTACAAGCCGACGAACTACGCGTTTTGTGTTGGGGATGTGACGCGTGACATTCACCAACTTCCTGAGGCGCGGGGAGCGTTTGCCCCGGGGCTGTTCACCCGTTTTTCTGATATCGACGACGGCATGTCCAACACGATTGCCATGGCCGAAATCGGCACGGCGTATGGACGTCAGGTTCAAGGGCAGTATGCGGTGAATCTGCCGAAGACGATCCTTGCCGATCCCGGCATCTGTTGGCGAACGGTCGATAACGGGATGAAGTACTACTCGAAAAAGGTCGGCCTGCACGATCAGGGACGTGGCTACAACTGGGCCGACGGAGGAGCCGGGCCGGGCTTGGTCAACACGATCTTGCCGCCCAACAGCCCCAGCTGTGCGGTCGGCGGAATGGAAGCGGTCGACGGGGTGTACTCGGCTGGCGGTCTTCACCCGGGCGGCTGCATTGTTCTGCTAGTTGTTGGCAGCACGCGGTTCGTTTCCGAAGAGATCGACGCAGGCGATTCGGCTACCGCGCCTCCGACGTCGGAAGACTTTGCCGGCAAGACATTTGCCAGCCCCTTCGGCGTGTGGGGAGCATTGGGAACCATCTCAGGCGAGGAGGAGAACCATGATTTCTAG
- a CDS encoding HEAT repeat domain-containing protein encodes MIRLTTLLALAVLTSASWLSFAVADEADKPSVDALVQATANEDPTVRREAIAKLIELQPGPDVTIPLFTKLLEDADPAVRLRVMNAIADAGPAAVPGLIEALKNDKAAFWACLILREIGPQAADAAPALAGLVENGQGEIRREALLALASMPQAAEKFTPVITKCLDDQTLEIPATYALGRIGKLSNETAERLQANARGEGLLSLVSLWALARANPEDKELNQKAIQRLAAGLNSKYPLARAMASQGLVSLKAPPELLKTALKNDLSMAEVPVVRNALNVLASMGPDGIELLTEAMKHPSVQHDAILIIGDLGPHGAPATAALAELIESDNLLVANEAVVTLGKIGPGAKSAVPKLAKALEEGQGAIAHNSALALGRIGADAKAAEPALMKVMQSAQDPSLQMLCAWALVHIDGDSEATQQKVAPVIAAAAKSDNPVLQKAASELQAKMKGSGK; translated from the coding sequence GTGATTCGACTTACCACCCTACTGGCATTGGCTGTACTGACTTCGGCTTCCTGGCTTTCCTTTGCCGTCGCAGACGAAGCCGATAAGCCGTCCGTTGACGCCTTGGTCCAGGCCACCGCCAACGAAGACCCGACCGTTCGGCGAGAAGCGATCGCCAAGCTCATCGAGCTTCAGCCTGGTCCCGACGTTACCATCCCGCTGTTCACCAAGCTATTGGAAGACGCGGATCCGGCAGTGCGTCTGCGCGTGATGAACGCCATCGCCGATGCTGGTCCCGCCGCCGTGCCGGGCCTGATCGAAGCACTCAAGAACGACAAGGCAGCCTTCTGGGCTTGCTTGATTCTGCGTGAGATCGGTCCTCAAGCCGCCGACGCCGCTCCGGCCTTGGCCGGCCTGGTCGAAAACGGCCAAGGCGAGATTCGCCGCGAGGCCTTGTTGGCCTTGGCATCGATGCCTCAGGCAGCCGAGAAATTCACACCGGTCATTACGAAGTGCTTAGACGATCAGACGCTTGAAATCCCAGCGACGTACGCGTTGGGCCGCATCGGCAAATTATCGAACGAGACGGCAGAGCGTCTCCAAGCCAATGCCCGCGGTGAAGGTCTGTTGTCGCTGGTCAGCCTGTGGGCTCTCGCGCGTGCAAACCCTGAAGACAAAGAGCTGAACCAAAAGGCGATTCAGCGTCTGGCGGCTGGTTTGAATTCCAAATATCCGCTGGCTCGCGCGATGGCTTCGCAGGGACTCGTGTCGTTGAAAGCACCGCCGGAGCTGCTGAAGACCGCTTTGAAGAATGACCTGAGCATGGCCGAAGTCCCGGTCGTTCGTAATGCGCTCAACGTGCTGGCTTCGATGGGGCCGGACGGGATTGAATTGTTGACCGAAGCCATGAAACACCCCAGTGTTCAACACGATGCGATCCTGATCATTGGCGACCTGGGTCCTCATGGGGCGCCTGCGACAGCCGCGTTGGCCGAACTGATCGAAAGCGACAATCTGCTGGTCGCCAACGAAGCGGTCGTTACGCTTGGCAAGATCGGACCTGGTGCCAAGTCGGCGGTTCCGAAGCTGGCCAAGGCGCTCGAAGAAGGGCAGGGGGCGATCGCCCATAACTCGGCATTGGCCCTGGGACGAATCGGCGCCGACGCTAAAGCTGCCGAGCCAGCTCTGATGAAGGTCATGCAAAGTGCCCAGGACCCATCCCTGCAAATGCTGTGTGCCTGGGCTCTGGTCCACATCGATGGCGATTCGGAAGCAACCCAGCAGAAAGTCGCTCCGGTCATCGCCGCAGCCGCCAAGTCGGATAACCCCGTTCTACAAAAGGCGGCCAGTGAACTTCAGGCGAAGATGAAGGGCTCTGGCAAATAG
- a CDS encoding DUF1559 domain-containing protein, producing the protein MKSKSLNQVRRGFTIVELFVVIGIIGLLIALLLPVSRTSREATRRAQCQNNLKQMGLGVHNYHDTFESLPSCSSGDSPEPTEMTSHGKRLSGLVALLPMLEQGALYDTIMASSTFDGQAYPTLGPDPWDDTYEPWTTQLDQLNCPSDPFDDSRALGPTSYVFCIGDSTHIYHPGDSQRGPFSPGRQLHFRDIKDGTSNTVLLGEITITTKVISQTPEQMASAELCYGEGIEWELNDLTAHSRGYSWADGAAGPAMFNTILPPNFPSCGLNGTEAVDGIYSLGSHHAFGAHVVMADGSTRFITEDIDTGDLTQASLPPDSTEPSPYGVWGALGTIAAAEEHEL; encoded by the coding sequence ATGAAAAGCAAGTCTTTGAATCAGGTGCGACGCGGGTTCACAATTGTCGAGTTGTTTGTGGTGATTGGAATCATTGGGCTATTGATTGCCCTGCTACTGCCAGTATCGCGAACCTCGCGCGAGGCGACTCGTCGGGCGCAGTGCCAGAACAACCTGAAGCAGATGGGCCTGGGTGTGCATAACTATCACGATACGTTCGAGTCGCTGCCCAGCTGTTCGAGCGGCGATTCGCCCGAGCCCACGGAGATGACCTCCCATGGCAAACGTCTGAGCGGGCTGGTCGCACTTCTGCCCATGCTCGAGCAAGGGGCACTGTATGATACGATCATGGCGTCATCGACGTTTGATGGTCAGGCTTATCCAACGCTGGGACCGGACCCGTGGGACGATACGTACGAGCCGTGGACGACGCAGCTCGATCAACTGAATTGTCCGTCGGACCCGTTCGATGATTCTCGGGCGCTGGGGCCGACCAGCTATGTCTTTTGCATTGGGGATTCGACCCACATTTATCACCCAGGCGACTCGCAACGAGGACCATTTTCGCCGGGACGCCAGCTTCACTTTCGCGATATCAAGGATGGAACCTCGAACACGGTGCTGCTCGGCGAGATCACGATCACGACCAAGGTGATTTCGCAGACCCCAGAACAGATGGCCAGTGCCGAGCTTTGTTACGGCGAAGGGATCGAATGGGAACTCAACGATCTAACGGCACATAGCCGCGGGTATAGCTGGGCCGATGGCGCGGCGGGGCCGGCGATGTTCAATACGATCTTGCCACCCAATTTTCCCAGTTGTGGTTTGAACGGAACCGAAGCGGTCGATGGAATCTACAGCTTGGGAAGTCATCATGCTTTCGGGGCGCACGTCGTCATGGCGGATGGTTCGACACGGTTCATTACCGAGGATATCGACACGGGCGATCTTACCCAGGCATCGCTTCCGCCGGATTCCACAGAGCCCAGTCCTTATGGCGTTTGGGGCGCGCTGGGGACGATCGCCGCGGCGGAAGAGCACGAGCTTTAA